A genomic stretch from Algoriphagus halophilus includes:
- a CDS encoding Ig-like domain-containing protein has translation MLYTSLIPSKSKLIGIFFSIVLVAVLTVPGFATDYYFSSVSGDDSRSAIEAQNPSTPWKSIEKLNSFGANLKGGDRILFKSGETFYGAIHIIKSGSTGAPLQFTSYGTGPKPIITSLVKIDQWNSVGNGNYQADLSGYNLSRVQILLLNGQLQEIGRYPNAGSSNGGYATIASSSGSNFITTQGSNPYSGSTGEVVIRKNNWIIDRHQISSISGTSISFATNESVYDAKAGHGYFLQNHISLLDQPGEWSYDPSTKKLTVNLSGYSLPSVEIAVATKDYLITNQQYTTNLTFSNLHLKGANTNLIHVLKSDHVTIENCDLEYAGENGINSNSIPNYIIQNNRINASLNNGIFILYGSPGAIIRNNVITNTMQFQGMGRSSDLNGIGIYLGSDGNNSLIEKNTIDHVGYNGIHFGGNYTVVKNNFVNDFCVFKQDGGGIYTNSDGFRDRNNIGREIVGNIILNGKGSKLGTLEEVELAEGIYLDDNSAGIKVANNTVAFVSGKGIFLHNANNIEITNNLFYKAKSQVQFTHDFLGDPIRNVSISNNKFSSIEQSEKVYAVYSDLDDITSVGTINSNYFLDPYNIDFFIHTKTASEGSKGVDRNLKNWSSNFGHDSNSTKPDLNLPTYEVTSSNLVKQSEFNDASVIAGIYSANGKIVSNGISGNSYVINPNSTNQATVYIQFGQIQVSDDILVEFDLKSPKADTPIELFLEGTYNLDKGAGNKIVATKTEATTYQVLLSSLAARSNESLVLRIPSNAIDVYLDNLKISKVKTSPIDKGQQIFFEYNYSESMVQVPLDGTYVDAKNETFSGSVSIPAFGSVLLAKVSTDAPEQVNQAPSVILTQPANGQVFTLGTDQVQLIANAQDPEGEIKSVEFYSNGQLISTITEAPYTFDWTTITAGSYEVYAKVFDLGGLNASSEVVKFTVEAANQAPTISLTQPSNNQVFTLGLDAVQLVANAQDPEGEIKSVEFYSNGQLISTVTTAPYSYDWSTITAGSYVVYAKVFDLQGLSATSEKINFAVEGVNEAPSISLTQPINNQIFTLGAEAVQLVANAQDPEGEIKNVEFYSNGQLISSITSAPYTYDWSTITTGTYQVYAKVFDLGGLSATSEIIKFSVEATNQAPSVSLTQPNNNQVFTLGKDAVQLVANAQDPEGEINSVEFYSNGQLISTVTTAPYTYDWSTITAGTYQVYAKVFDLEGLNAISETVTFSVELANEAPSISLTQPINNQVFTLGSDAVQLVANAQDPEGEIKSVEFYSNGKLLTSVSKAPFVYDWSTITTGTYRVSAKVIDMGGLTANSETINFTVESSGAKQDPSIILTQPYHNQVFEFGKEKVQLVANPNESVGKINNVEFYSNGQLLGKDSKSPYVYNWSSIDVGAYEVYAKVNYRGNINSGVSETINFSVEVANQAPSITLKNPNNNQVFVEGKDLVQFEALASDPEGEVKTVEFYSNNQLLSRVSSAPYIYNWSGIEAGNYSVHAVVIDQADLIGTSETIDFTVEAQVSLPQFNGLMVSPSQNAVFQLGDEPVILNTNAASSGLEIQKVEYSNWGMPIATVSSAPFDFTWSSIEAGDFNVSAIITDIQGNTYATDQVFFTVEAPANLAPEPDPLTVSMAQPLADQVFTLGQDVVNLQVSISDPSNVSSVQYFNWGNALVTTTAQPFDFTWSSIEAGDYKVSAVVTDLQGTTNTTEEVFFSVTEPAPQAEPLTVSMAQPLADQLFTLGQDVVNLQVSISDPSNVTSVQFFNWGYPLVSTTAQPFDFTWSSIEAGDYKVSAIVTDLQGTTYTTEEVFFSVTEPAPQPEPLTVSMAQPLADQVFVLGQDVVNLQVSISDPSNVTSVQFFNWGYPLVSTTAQPFDFTWSSIEAGDYKVSAIVTDLQGTTYTTEEVFFSVTEPDPQPVPLTVSMAQPLADQVFVLGQDVVNLQVSISDPSNVTSVQFFNWGYPLVSTTAQPFDFTWSQIEAGEYSVYAEVTDLAGNITSTETVRFTVSESNDTSEVPTEPTSLVMTQPYEGQVFELGNQLVTLKAVANGDVSNVQFFNWYLPLVNVNDPSLEFDWTKIEVGNYLVYAQITDSKGNVIESEPVGFQVIDPSLKVTEGSVSENGAMTEIQMNPTDLETKEIQKAEEITPSNYGIKMGPNPADSFLRIFFDDYPSNLDVQMSIVDMTGDVQLTEKGNTNDGVMELDVNAIRPGVYVVKINVGDKYVQTKKLIII, from the coding sequence ATGCTTTACACCAGCCTAATTCCTTCGAAATCAAAACTAATTGGGATTTTCTTCTCAATAGTTTTAGTTGCGGTATTGACCGTTCCAGGTTTCGCAACCGATTATTATTTCTCTTCTGTATCAGGAGATGATAGTAGATCTGCTATAGAAGCTCAAAATCCTTCTACACCTTGGAAGTCAATTGAAAAGTTGAATTCTTTTGGTGCCAATTTAAAGGGAGGAGACAGGATTTTATTTAAATCCGGTGAGACATTTTATGGTGCGATCCATATTATTAAATCTGGTTCTACCGGAGCTCCCCTTCAATTTACTTCCTATGGAACCGGTCCTAAGCCGATCATTACTTCCTTGGTTAAGATTGACCAGTGGAATTCAGTGGGTAATGGTAATTACCAAGCGGATTTGAGTGGCTACAATTTGTCAAGAGTACAAATCTTGTTATTGAATGGGCAGCTACAAGAAATTGGAAGGTACCCTAATGCTGGTTCTAGTAATGGTGGCTATGCAACCATTGCTTCGAGCAGCGGAAGTAATTTTATCACTACTCAGGGAAGTAATCCCTACAGCGGATCAACTGGTGAAGTGGTGATTCGAAAAAACAACTGGATTATCGATAGACACCAAATCAGTTCTATTAGCGGAACCTCCATTTCCTTTGCTACTAACGAGAGCGTCTATGATGCAAAGGCAGGTCACGGATATTTCTTGCAAAACCATATTTCCCTATTAGATCAACCTGGGGAATGGTCTTATGATCCAAGCACCAAAAAGTTAACCGTTAATCTTTCGGGTTATTCCCTGCCATCCGTTGAAATAGCTGTGGCCACTAAAGACTATTTAATTACCAACCAACAGTACACTACAAATTTAACTTTTTCAAACCTTCATTTAAAAGGGGCCAATACCAATTTGATACATGTTTTAAAAAGTGATCATGTAACCATCGAGAATTGTGACTTGGAATATGCAGGGGAAAATGGAATTAACTCCAACTCAATTCCAAATTATATCATTCAAAATAATAGGATTAACGCATCATTGAATAATGGGATTTTCATCCTTTATGGCTCACCAGGAGCCATCATCAGAAATAATGTGATCACCAATACCATGCAATTTCAAGGTATGGGAAGAAGTAGTGACTTGAATGGAATTGGTATTTACCTGGGAAGCGATGGTAACAACTCCCTAATTGAGAAGAATACCATAGATCATGTAGGATACAATGGAATCCACTTCGGTGGGAATTATACCGTGGTAAAAAACAATTTTGTCAATGATTTTTGTGTATTCAAGCAAGATGGAGGCGGGATTTATACCAACTCAGATGGTTTCCGAGATCGAAATAATATTGGTAGGGAAATCGTTGGCAATATCATTCTAAATGGAAAAGGTAGCAAATTAGGGACTTTGGAAGAAGTTGAATTGGCAGAGGGAATCTATTTAGATGACAATAGTGCAGGGATCAAAGTAGCAAACAATACGGTGGCTTTCGTCAGCGGGAAAGGGATATTTTTGCATAATGCAAATAATATAGAGATTACCAATAACCTATTTTATAAAGCTAAAAGCCAAGTTCAATTCACTCATGATTTTTTAGGGGATCCTATTCGAAATGTGAGTATTTCAAATAATAAATTCTCTTCCATTGAACAATCTGAAAAAGTTTATGCTGTTTATTCGGACCTTGACGACATCACTTCTGTAGGAACCATTAATTCCAATTATTTTCTCGATCCCTATAACATTGACTTTTTTATCCATACCAAAACTGCAAGTGAGGGAAGTAAAGGAGTGGATAGAAACTTAAAAAACTGGAGTTCAAATTTTGGACATGATTCTAATTCCACAAAGCCGGATTTAAATCTTCCAACCTATGAAGTCACTTCTTCTAACCTTGTAAAGCAAAGTGAGTTCAATGATGCTTCAGTAATTGCTGGTATTTATTCTGCCAATGGTAAGATTGTATCAAATGGAATTAGTGGTAATTCCTATGTAATCAATCCGAATTCTACCAATCAAGCTACCGTATATATTCAGTTTGGCCAGATTCAAGTGAGTGATGATATCTTGGTTGAATTCGATTTGAAAAGCCCAAAGGCAGATACACCTATTGAATTGTTTTTGGAAGGCACCTATAATCTAGATAAAGGAGCAGGGAATAAAATCGTAGCTACCAAAACAGAGGCTACCACTTACCAAGTGCTACTTTCTTCATTAGCAGCCCGTTCCAATGAGAGTTTGGTCTTGAGAATTCCTAGCAATGCCATTGATGTTTACTTGGACAATCTAAAAATCTCCAAAGTAAAAACTTCTCCAATTGATAAGGGGCAGCAAATATTTTTCGAGTATAACTATAGTGAATCCATGGTTCAGGTTCCTTTGGATGGAACGTATGTGGATGCAAAGAATGAGACCTTTTCAGGTTCAGTTTCAATCCCTGCTTTTGGGTCTGTTTTGCTAGCAAAAGTTTCTACTGATGCACCTGAACAAGTAAACCAAGCTCCAAGTGTAATTTTAACTCAGCCAGCTAATGGTCAGGTTTTCACTTTGGGAACAGATCAAGTTCAATTGATAGCCAATGCCCAAGATCCTGAAGGAGAAATCAAAAGTGTAGAATTTTATAGTAACGGACAGTTAATTTCTACCATCACAGAAGCTCCCTATACTTTTGATTGGACGACCATTACGGCTGGCAGTTACGAGGTCTATGCCAAAGTTTTTGATTTGGGAGGATTAAATGCCAGCTCGGAAGTCGTCAAGTTTACGGTAGAGGCAGCTAATCAAGCACCTACTATTTCTTTGACTCAACCAAGCAATAATCAGGTATTTACTTTGGGATTAGATGCAGTTCAGTTGGTGGCCAATGCACAGGATCCGGAAGGAGAAATCAAAAGTGTGGAGTTTTATAGCAATGGTCAGCTGATATCCACAGTAACTACTGCTCCCTATTCGTATGATTGGTCTACGATTACCGCTGGAAGCTACGTGGTGTATGCCAAAGTATTTGACTTACAAGGATTAAGTGCCACTTCGGAAAAAATAAATTTTGCAGTGGAAGGGGTGAACGAAGCTCCCAGTATTTCTTTGACTCAACCGATTAATAATCAGATTTTTACTTTGGGTGCTGAAGCAGTTCAATTAGTTGCCAATGCTCAAGACCCAGAGGGGGAAATTAAAAACGTGGAGTTTTATAGCAATGGGCAATTAATTTCCTCAATAACTTCTGCTCCCTACACCTATGATTGGTCAACTATTACTACTGGTACCTATCAGGTATATGCTAAAGTCTTTGACTTAGGAGGTTTAAGTGCCACTTCTGAAATTATCAAGTTTTCTGTAGAAGCAACCAACCAAGCTCCTTCAGTTTCTTTGACTCAACCTAATAATAATCAGGTATTTACTTTAGGTAAGGATGCAGTTCAATTGGTGGCCAATGCCCAGGATCCAGAAGGAGAAATCAACAGTGTGGAGTTTTACAGTAATGGTCAGCTGATTTCAACGGTCACTACGGCTCCCTATACCTATGATTGGTCAACCATTACCGCTGGAACTTATCAGGTATATGCCAAAGTTTTTGACTTGGAAGGATTAAATGCTATTTCTGAAACAGTCACTTTTTCTGTGGAATTGGCCAATGAAGCACCAAGTATTTCCTTGACTCAGCCAATCAATAATCAGGTGTTTACATTGGGATCTGATGCGGTTCAACTAGTTGCCAATGCTCAAGATCCGGAAGGCGAAATCAAATCTGTGGAATTTTACAGCAATGGAAAGTTACTGACAAGTGTAAGTAAGGCTCCTTTCGTGTATGATTGGTCCACGATTACCACAGGAACTTACCGAGTATCTGCGAAAGTCATTGATATGGGGGGGCTTACTGCGAACTCTGAAACTATCAATTTTACGGTGGAATCTTCCGGAGCAAAACAAGATCCAAGTATCATTTTGACTCAACCTTACCACAATCAGGTATTTGAATTTGGAAAGGAAAAAGTTCAATTGGTTGCGAACCCAAATGAATCCGTAGGGAAAATCAATAATGTGGAGTTTTATAGCAATGGGCAGTTGCTAGGGAAGGATTCCAAGTCTCCCTATGTTTACAATTGGTCATCTATTGACGTAGGAGCTTATGAAGTTTACGCCAAAGTCAACTATCGTGGTAATATCAATAGTGGTGTTTCCGAAACGATCAATTTTAGTGTTGAGGTGGCAAACCAGGCTCCAAGCATTACTTTGAAAAACCCTAACAATAATCAAGTATTTGTTGAAGGAAAGGACTTAGTACAGTTTGAGGCCCTTGCAAGTGATCCAGAAGGGGAGGTCAAAACTGTGGAGTTTTATAGTAATAACCAATTGCTTTCAAGGGTATCATCTGCACCTTATATATATAACTGGTCTGGTATTGAGGCGGGAAATTATTCAGTGCATGCTGTCGTGATTGACCAAGCTGATTTGATAGGGACTTCTGAAACCATTGACTTTACTGTTGAAGCTCAGGTAAGTTTACCTCAGTTTAATGGACTTATGGTGTCACCATCCCAAAATGCAGTGTTTCAGCTAGGTGATGAGCCTGTAATTTTGAATACCAATGCCGCATCTTCTGGGCTTGAAATACAAAAAGTAGAATACTCGAACTGGGGCATGCCAATCGCTACAGTTTCAAGTGCTCCTTTTGACTTTACTTGGAGTTCTATTGAAGCCGGAGATTTTAATGTATCTGCTATTATTACAGATATTCAGGGAAATACCTATGCTACTGATCAAGTATTCTTTACAGTGGAAGCGCCTGCCAATTTAGCTCCTGAACCAGATCCGTTGACGGTTTCCATGGCACAACCATTGGCGGATCAAGTGTTTACTTTAGGTCAAGATGTAGTAAACCTTCAGGTATCCATCTCCGATCCAAGCAATGTGTCCAGCGTTCAATACTTCAACTGGGGTAATGCATTGGTAACAACCACTGCTCAGCCATTTGATTTCACATGGAGTTCCATAGAAGCTGGAGACTATAAGGTCTCTGCTGTAGTGACTGATTTGCAGGGTACTACTAATACTACTGAGGAAGTATTCTTCAGCGTAACCGAGCCAGCTCCACAAGCGGAACCATTGACTGTTTCCATGGCACAACCTTTGGCAGATCAGCTGTTTACTTTAGGTCAGGATGTGGTAAACCTACAAGTCTCTATCTCTGATCCAAGTAATGTGACCAGCGTTCAATTCTTCAACTGGGGCTATCCTTTGGTATCTACCACGGCTCAGCCATTTGACTTCACATGGAGTTCCATTGAAGCTGGAGACTATAAAGTGTCTGCAATAGTGACTGATTTGCAGGGCACAACATATACTACTGAGGAAGTATTCTTTAGTGTAACCGAACCAGCTCCACAACCGGAACCATTGACTGTTTCCATGGCACAACCATTGGCAGATCAGGTTTTTGTATTGGGACAAGATGTAGTAAACCTACAAGTCTCTATCTCTGATCCAAGCAATGTGACCAGCGTTCAATTCTTCAACTGGGGCTATCCTTTGGTATCTACCACGGCTCAGCCATTTGACTTCACATGGAGTTCCATAGAAGCTGGAGACTATAAGGTGTCTGCAATAGTGACTGATTTGCAGGGCACCACTTATACTACTGAGGAAGTATTCTTTAGTGTAACTGAACCAGATCCACAACCGGTACCATTGACTGTTTCCATGGCACAACCATTGGCAGATCAGGTTTTTGTATTGGGACAAGATGTAGTAAACCTACAAGTCTCTATCTCTGATCCAAGCAATGTGACCAGCGTTCAATTCTTCAACTGGGGCTATCCTTTGGTATCTACCACGGCTCAGCCGTTTGACTTCACATGGAGCCAAATAGAAGCAGGTGAGTATAGCGTTTATGCTGAAGTCACTGATTTAGCTGGAAATATTACCAGTACAGAAACTGTAAGATTTACTGTGAGTGAATCAAATGATACCAGTGAGGTTCCAACAGAGCCTACAAGTTTGGTGATGACTCAACCTTACGAAGGACAAGTGTTTGAGCTTGGAAACCAATTAGTCACTTTGAAAGCTGTGGCAAATGGAGATGTGAGCAATGTCCAGTTCTTCAATTGGTATCTACCATTGGTGAATGTAAATGATCCAAGTCTGGAGTTTGACTGGACTAAGATTGAGGTAGGAAATTACCTGGTCTATGCTCAAATCACTGATTCCAAAGGAAATGTGATTGAATCTGAACCAGTAGGATTCCAAGTGATTGATCCAAGTCTCAAAGTAACAGAAGGTTCTGTTTCTGAAAATGGAGCAATGACCGAGATTCAAATGAATCCAACTGACTTGGAGACCAAAGAAATCCAAAAGGCAGAGGAAATTACTCCTTCTAATTATGGAATTAAAATGGGGCCAAACCCTGCCGATTCTTTCTTGAGAATATTCTTTGACGATTATCCTTCCAATTTGGATGTTCAAATGTCCATTGTTGATATGACAGGGGATGTTCAATTGACAGAAAAAGGCAATACCAATGATGGAGTGATGGAACTGGATGTAAATGCCATTCGACCTGGAGTCTATGTCGTCAAAATCAACGTTGGTGACAAATATGTTCAGACCAAAAAGCTCATCATTATCTAA
- a CDS encoding serine hydrolase domain-containing protein: MKKIATSFFLFMFLIRLGFAQQELVHASPAQLGFDEAFINHQVDSIMHVGIDSMAFPGAQVLVAKNDTVIFHKAYGFHTYENLQAVALNDIYDLASVTKISGPLPALMKLVDEGKLDLDEPFSTYWEPWSKRKDKKDLTLREILAHQAGLVPYIVFLNEVVRKNGKVKRRFVHATSERRFHGQVYDGLYINDRFERKMNRIINRSDVSDEKKYLYSGLTFLIFPSLIEQLTGTDYQTYLEENFYGPIGSHTMGYLPKKKNYPNAIVPTEVDSLFRKTLVNGWVHDENASLKGGVSGNAGLFATADDLAKLMLFYQNYGLVDGQQLISAETVREFTEVQYPENENRRGLGFDKPLLNNSELPLEEAYPSPLASPKSFGHSGFTGTFVWADPENKLTYIFLSNRVYPSRDHQKLYSLGIREALQDVFYRAEQR, encoded by the coding sequence ATGAAAAAAATAGCTACTTCGTTTTTCCTATTCATGTTCCTAATCCGATTGGGTTTTGCCCAGCAAGAACTTGTACATGCATCCCCTGCACAATTAGGATTTGACGAAGCGTTTATCAACCATCAAGTGGATTCCATCATGCATGTGGGGATCGATAGTATGGCTTTTCCAGGAGCGCAGGTGTTGGTGGCCAAGAACGATACAGTGATTTTTCACAAGGCCTATGGATTTCATACCTATGAAAATCTTCAGGCTGTCGCATTGAATGACATATATGATTTGGCTTCAGTGACCAAAATATCTGGACCATTACCCGCCTTAATGAAGCTGGTGGATGAGGGGAAACTTGATCTGGATGAACCTTTCAGTACTTATTGGGAACCCTGGAGCAAACGAAAAGACAAAAAAGACCTTACCCTTCGAGAGATTTTGGCCCATCAGGCTGGTTTGGTTCCCTATATCGTGTTTTTGAATGAGGTAGTCCGAAAAAATGGCAAAGTCAAAAGAAGATTTGTGCATGCAACTTCCGAAAGACGATTTCATGGACAAGTATACGATGGCTTGTATATCAACGATCGATTTGAACGAAAAATGAACCGAATCATCAATCGATCTGATGTTTCAGATGAAAAAAAATACCTGTATTCGGGACTCACGTTTTTGATTTTCCCAAGCTTAATAGAACAGCTGACTGGAACTGACTATCAAACCTATTTAGAAGAGAATTTCTATGGGCCGATAGGAAGTCATACCATGGGTTATCTTCCAAAAAAGAAAAATTACCCAAACGCCATCGTTCCAACAGAAGTAGATTCTCTTTTTCGAAAAACTCTGGTCAATGGATGGGTGCACGATGAAAACGCATCGTTAAAAGGAGGTGTTTCTGGAAATGCGGGCTTGTTCGCTACGGCTGATGACTTAGCCAAGTTGATGCTCTTTTATCAAAATTATGGCTTGGTAGATGGCCAGCAGTTAATCTCAGCCGAAACCGTGAGAGAATTTACGGAAGTGCAGTATCCAGAAAATGAGAACAGGAGGGGATTGGGTTTTGATAAACCACTATTGAACAATTCCGAGTTGCCATTAGAAGAAGCTTATCCTTCCCCATTGGCAAGTCCTAAAAGTTTTGGCCATTCCGGATTTACGGGAACCTTTGTTTGGGCCGATCCTGAAAATAAGCTCACGTATATCTTTCTATCCAATCGAGTATATCCTTCCAGAGATCATCAGAAACTGTACAGTTTAGGCATTCGTGAAGCCCTGCAAGATGTATTTTATCGAGCTGAGCAAAGGTGA